The DNA segment ATACTGTGTGtaataaatcaaatatttttgtAAGAAGAATTGCAAGATAAAAGGTTCATCTAGCCACCTTCCTCTAACTAGGATGAAACTGGTATCATTCCATAAAACGCCTTCACCTTTTCTTAagtattttcaagaaaaaaatgtatggcaTCTTACAGATCCTTATATCAGAGAATTCTCCTAAATATCCAGGCATTATTTATTGCAATTCTACCCAAGTTCTtcatcattttgatttttttaatctatgattTGAAACACTAGAAACATCTTCTCAGCATTCTTCTCACAGCTGCCTTCACCTCCTTGTTCTTCAGGCTGTAGATGAGAGGATTCAACATGGGAGTGACCACACTATACTGCAAGGAGAAGATCAGCTCTTGAATGGATCCTGAATTTGGCATGAGATAGCGGAGTAAGCCTGAGCCATAAAAGAAGATCACTGCAGTGAGGTGGGAGGaacaggtggagaaggccttaCTTCTGCCTTTGGTGGAGCTGATGCTCAGGATGGTGAACAAAATGTGAACATAGGAGAAAAATATCAAGAGgaaatttccaaagaaatgcaggaggctggagcagagcaggGCAGTAAAGCTTGCAGACACACCGGAGCAAGACAAAGGGTAAAGAGAGGGCAGCTCACAGCTGAAGTGGTGGATACTTTGAGCCTCACAGAAGTCTAAGTTGAGAGCTACAAGGATATTGATGAGAGCATCCAGAAAAGCCAAGCCCCATGAGCCCCCCACCAGCCCCATACACAGCTGTTTGTTCATCACCTGGCCATAGAGCAGAGGAGAAGTGATGGcaacatagcggtcataggccatgacAGCAAGTAGGCAGGATTCTGTGCCTCCAGTGGCAAACACAAAGAAGACCTGAGCCATGCAGCCTTCTACTGAGATGGTTTTCTTCT comes from the Bubalus kerabau isolate K-KA32 ecotype Philippines breed swamp buffalo chromosome 1, PCC_UOA_SB_1v2, whole genome shotgun sequence genome and includes:
- the LOC129641688 gene encoding olfactory receptor 8S1-like, with translation MRNHSVVSEFILLGLSADPQVQALLFVLFFVIYILTLMGNLMLLLVIRVDSQLHIPMYFFLGQLSFLDVCHSSVTVPKLLENLLSEKKTISVEGCMAQVFFVFATGGTESCLLAVMAYDRYVAITSPLLYGQVMNKQLCMGLVGGSWGLAFLDALINILVALNLDFCEAQSIHHFSCELPSLYPLSCSGVSASFTALLCSSLLHFFGNFLLIFFSYVHILFTILSISSTKGRSKAFSTCSSHLTAVIFFYGSGLLRYLMPNSGSIQELIFSLQYSVVTPMLNPLIYSLKNKEVKAAVRRMLRRCF